In Silene latifolia isolate original U9 population chromosome 3, ASM4854445v1, whole genome shotgun sequence, a single window of DNA contains:
- the LOC141649552 gene encoding protein FAR1-RELATED SEQUENCE 5-like — translation MVLCKHLGCSKKYVKGYKNVGASLQDFKNFSRDVKKYIKEYDAQMLIENFMQKKAMSPSFYFDFDVDDQSRITKLFRADPISIKNYALFGDAVSVDATYNFNQYKMVFVPFTGVDNHKGCITFAAGLIRNENA, via the coding sequence TGAAGGGATACAAAAATGTGGGTGCTTCTTTACAAGATTTCAAAAATTTTTCAAGGGATGTAAAGAAATACATCAAAGAATATGATGCCCAGATGTTAATAGAGAACTTCATGCAGAAAAAAGCTATGTCTCCATCTTTCTATTTTGACTTTGATGTGGACGATCAAAGCAGAATAACTAAGCTTTTTCGGGCAGATCcaatatcaattaaaaattaTGCCCTTTTTGGTGATGCTGTTTCTGTTGATGCCACTTATAActtcaaccaatataaaatggtgTTTGTCCCTTTCACGGGTGTTGATAACCATAAGGGTTGCATTACTTTTGCAGCGGGTTTGATACGAAACGAAAATGCGTAA